GAAAACTTTCGATAAAAAAAGTTGAGATAATGACAAATATAAATAGAGATTATAAATCTACAGTAAAAATTTTATATAAATATGCCGGACAACAGATTTTTCACGGGAATTTAAAAGGAGGATTCGAATTATTATTATATCCTATAACTCACAGGACTGAAATTTTAAGATATAGAAATTCTTATACAAGTAGTAAAATACTCTAGAAATAGGTAGTCTGTGTTTTTGGCAACTAATCTAAACAATATTTAAAAATGATTACAATCATTATCCCTTTTTTCAATAGATTTTCTCAGTTACACAATACCTTGCTTTCTGTTAAAAATCAGTCTTTTCAAGATTGGGAGTGCCTGCTTATAGATGATGGTTCAGATCAAGAGGAGTTATTCAAAATAAACGAATCTATTTTGGATGATAAAAGATTCAGAATAATCTTAAGACCGGATGATCGGCTTAAAGGAGCCAATTCTTGTAGAAATATTGGAATAGAAAATGCCAAAGGTGAGTATATTGCACTTTTAGATTCTGATGACTTGTGGCCTGAGAATTATCTCTCGGATTATTTAAAATTTGTGAAATCAGTACCTGAGTTTAGTGGTGGTTTTGCAAAATGTCTAATACGAAACGGAGAGAAAGAATGGATTTCCGATTCTAGGGATTTGTTAGAAAATGAGAGTTGTTTTGATTTTTTATTAGATGATAAAGCTATTGCCCAAACATCCACGTTTTTTATAAAAACATCAAAAGCTAAAGATATAAAATTCGATGAGTCGTTATTACGCCATCAAGATTGGGATTTTTTTATACGTTTTGGTGAAAAGTTTAATTGGCAATATAATCCTGAACAATATGTAATAGTGATTTGGGAAAAAGGTGCGAAAAGAACTATTCATTTTCCGTCTTGTATTAAAGTTTACAATAATTTTCAGTCGCAGATTTCAAATTTAGATAATCGTAACAGATATCTTTTTTCAATGTATGAAAAGTCATTGCAGTACAATTCTGATAAAAAAATTAAAGATTTCTATTTGAAACAGCTTAAAATTAATAATTATAAAGTAAACACTAATAGAGAATTTCTAATGATAAAATATCCTTTTATTTATCAGTTTCTCAGAAATTTTGTAAAAAAGTAGCAAATGAAAATAATAAGATTAAGTACTTTTTTAAATTTTGGAGGAATAGAAACTAAGATGGTTAACCTATCGCATTATAATGATACCGAAAACGAATGGATTTTTGCAGCAGTTGGTAAAGGAGGGGTTGCCGAAGAACGAATTTTAAATAACAATAAAAGAACAGCAATCCTCAATTTAAATTATAAGATTCCTTGTTTGAAAACAATATGGGGGCTCTACAAATATTTAAAGAAAGAAAGACCAGATGTTTTACATACTTCGGGAGCCGAAGCTAATTTTTTTGGTTTCTTAGCAGGAAGAATGGCTAAAGTTCCGAAGATTATTGTTGAAGAAATTGGTATTCCGAATCAATCATATAATGCAAAAAAAATATTTGGCTTCATTTTTAAAAATGCAGATTACGTAGTTGGCGAGTCCCAGACTGTGGTCAATCATATTGTCTCAAATTATAAGTTAAATGTTTCAAAGACCAAAGTTATTCACAATTTTGGTTTGTTTAACTATAAATTTGATAGCCAAAAATCCCAAAATGATAATAATTATTTTCATATTGTGATGATATCTCGTCTAGAACCTGTTAAAAATATTGAAGCTGTTATTAATGTTATTGCTCATTTGAAAGATAGGATCTCCGTAAGAATTAAATTAACAATTGCGGGAAGCGGAACATTAGAAGAAAATTTGAAAAATAGAGTTAGTGAGTTAGAGCTTAGTGAGAATGTATTTTTCATGGGTTTTATATCTGATCCTTATCCTATTCTTAAAAACTCAGACTTATACATTTTAAATTCATTTTCTGAAGGATTTTCAAATTCATTAATAGAAGCAATGTATAGCTCCACACCATCCCTCAGTACAGACGTAGGAGCAGCTAGTGAAATTATTGATAACAATGTTAATGGATTCCTTATTCCTGCAGCAAATGAAAAAGTATTATTAGATAGAATAGAAACCATAATTTCTATGCCTAAAGAACGACTTCAGGAAATTGGTATGAAGGGGCACCAAAAAATCACGGAAAATTTCTCTTTAAATAATCATATTGCTGAACTAATGCAAATTTATAAGTCAAATAAGCTATAACCATTATGATTCGAGTATTACATATTATGTCAACAGTCATGGGGGGCGGTGTTGAAAGACGAAGGTTGTCTTTGGCAAAATATTTTAAAAACACCAATTTTGAGATGAAGTTGGTTGGGACTTATAAAGATGGTGTAATAGCTGAGCAAATTGAAGAAAATGGCGTGGAAATCATTGAGGTCGGGGATTTTAACGGGCCTTTTCACTGGGGAAAACATAAAGAAGTTCAGAAGATAATTGATGATTTTAAACCACACATCATCCACGGTGCTGTATATGAAGGTGTCACAATGGCGGCGATAAATGGTTTTATAAAAAGAGTACCCATAGTTCTTTTAGAAGAAACTTCCGATCCTCAAAATAGAAGTTCTAAAGCAAATTTTCTATTAAGAATTTTTTCTTTTGCAGCAGACAGATTCATTGCTATAGCTCCGAATGTAGCAGATTATCTTAAAAAAAAGGCAAAGGTATCTGCGAAGAAAGTTATTACAATTAACAATGGGGTCGAAATTCCAAGAACTGTTTCAGACTTAGAAATTATGAACTTAAAAAATCAATATTCTATAAAGGATGATGATTTTGTCGTAGGAACTGTTGGCAGATTGTTTAATGATCACAAAAAAATTACAGATATAATTGAAGCTGTTCATCTTTTAAGAGAACTTGATAAACTCAAATTAATTATTGTTGGGAGTGGCAAGGATGAAGAGTTGATTATGCAAAAAGCAATCGACTTGGGGATTCAGGATAGAGTAATTTTTACAGGCTATCAATTTGATACAGCACCTTTTTATAAATTAATGGATGTATTCTGTATAGCATCACAAAGAGAAGGTTTTGGATTGGTTGCTGCTGAGGCAATGCTTCACCATCTTCCGGTCATTGCTACTAAGGTAGGGGGGTTGCAAAATGTTGTAGTCGATGGAGAAACGGGTATGTTGATAGAGCCTCATCAACCAAGAGAAATTGCAAATTCAATTCAAAAATTATATAATTCATCAGAATTGCTAGACTTGTATGCAACAAACGGGTATAATAGGGCAATAGAGAATTATACAGAAGAAAGATACGTGAGAGAAGTAATTGCGTTATATATGGAATTATTAAAAAAGAAAAAAATACATGCCTAAAAACCTCCTCTTCATCACTTGGGACGGACCACAGACTTCTTATATGGAAGGTCTTTTTATGCCTATTTTTCAGGAAATTGCTAAGATAAGCGATTTCAAATTTCACGTTTTGCAGTTCACTTGGGCAGAGGAAAAGAAAATCAGTCAAACTAAAAAGAGTGCAGAAAAAATGGGAATCACATATTCTGCTTTGCCTATTCTTAGAAAACCTAATGTATCTATAGGAAGTCTTTTGACGGTTTTTACATCATCAAACAAAATCAAAAAATATATCAGGGAAAATAAGATTGATATCGTGATGCCAAGAAGTACTTTTCCTGCAATGATAATTAATCAAATCAAAAATAAAAATATTAAAATTATTTTCGATGCGGATGGATTACCTATAGAAGAGAGAATTGATTTTGCGGGTCTGAAGAGAGATTCTCTTCAATATAAACTGATGAAGTCTGCTGAAACCAAAATGCTTAAAAATGCAGATGCAGTCATCACTAGATCTCAAAAAGCAATTGATATTCATCTTAGTAATATTGGAGAAGTAAACATGCCAAAATTTTCGGTAGTATTCAATGGAAGAGAAAACAATTTTTTCAAATTAAATGATGAAGCCAGACTAAAAGCACGCGAGAAATTAAAATTAAATAAAGAATTCCTCCTTGTTTATGCAGGTTCGCTAGGACCTCAATACTGCTTGTCCGAAATGTTGGAAATTTTTAAGAATTACAAGACAAAGTACCATTCCAAATTTCTTATTCTAACAGGTAATACTGAGTTTGCCAAACAAAATATCCCAGAAGATCTGCAATCAGACATTATTTTAAAATCTGTAGCATCAGATGAGGTTCCATTTTATCTCAATGCTGGAGATGCTGCTTTTGCGTTACGGCAGCCAAGTTTCAGTATGCAAGGTGTAGCTCCGATTAAATTGGGCGAATATCTTCTTTGTGGCTTGCCGGTGATTGCCAGCAAAGGCATTGGCGATACAGATGATATTTTGGAAATTTTTGAAGAATGTTATCTCTATGATCATTCAATGGGTTTGCTATCTCAATTTGGTCTAATCACGGACTTTTTAGAAAAGTCTATATTTGCGGACAGAAATAATATCTCTAGAAAAGCTCAGCGATATTTTTCTCTGGAAGCTGCTGCAGAATCATACATCACAGCAATCAACAAAATTAAGCAATGAAAATCCTTTATCTTACCAAATACACAAGAATGGCGGGTAGCAGTAGAATGCGGAGCTATCAGTACTTCCCGTATCTTGAAAGGTCAGGGATGAAGATAACGGTAAAACCTTTTTTTGATGATGATTATCTTAAAGATTTTTACGCTGGAAAAAAAAATATAAGCACAGTCATAAAGTCGTATTTACGAAGATTTCTTGTGTTGTTTTCAGTTTTAAAATATAATAAAGTAGTAATCGAAAAAGAAATTTTCCCTTTTATTCCTGCTGTCGCAGAATGGATTTTAAAATTATTTGGAATCAGATATATTGTAGATTATGATGATGCTATTTTTCATAATTATGACCAAAGTTCAAATCCAATTATTAAAAAGTTTCTGGGGAATAAAATTGCCAATGTGATGAGATATAGCGGAATTGTTATAGCAGGTAATCATTATTTGGCAGAATATGCTTGGCGATCTGGAGCAAAAAAAATAGAAATCATCCCAACAGTAATAGATCTGGATAGATATCCAATAAAAGCAAATTTAGATTCTGAAAAATTCATTGTAGGCTGGATAGGAACTAAAACGACTTTTGAAAAACATCTCTTACCGTGCAAAAATTGGGTTAAAGAATTGCAAAGCCAAGATCCAAATATCCAGTTCAACATTGTTGGGATAAGAGAGGATATGGATCTCGGAAAAAATGTAAAGTACATCCAGTGGAGAGAAAAGACAGAAGTGTCCGAAATTCTAAAAATGGATGTGGGCATTATGCCTCTTCAGGATTCCGAATGGGAAAAAGGAAAGTGTGCCTATAAATTAATTCAGTATGCAGCTTGCGGAATTCCCGGAGTAGCATCCGATGTGGGAATGAATAAGGATGTTTGTATTGATAATGTGACAGGACAAATTGCTTATGAAGATCAGGATTGGATAGATCATATTCTGTTTCTGAAAAATAACAGTCTTCAGAAAAAAGAAATGGGAAATAACGCACGGCAGTTGGTAGAACAAAAATATTGCATACAGGTCACTGCAGATAAATGGTGTAAAATATTAAGTAAATGATTCTAGATATCCTATACATACCATTATTTGTATTATTGGCGTTTCAGTTTCCAAAATTGTTGCTTGAAGATAAGGAACAAGCTTATTTGCCAATTCTGAATAAATTGGCTTTATTTCATTTTGTTCTAGGAATAGCGTATTTCTTTACCACCAATAATGGAGGTGGAGACGCTTGGGGCTATTGGACAGCCGCAAAAAATATGAATTATCTACAGTTTGTAAAAGACGTGAGCGGAGGCGAGGGAACCGAGTTTATGAGGGCCTTCAATTATATTCCGGGCAATATGATGGGAATGTCATTCTTGTCCAACACGATGTTTTACAGTTTGTTGGGTTTCATGGGAATAACCTATTTTTTCCTGATAGCCGCGCGTACCATTCCTTACAACAAAATGATAAGTGGTTATGTACTGTTTCCATTGATTTTCTTTCTCCCTAATCTTCATTTTTGGAGCGCAGGAGTAGGAAAAGATACAATCCTGTTTCTTTGTATAGGCATGTTTGTTTATGGATTGATGAAACCCTTTCAGAGAATTCCGCTAATTATAATTGCAGGATTATTAGCAATGGCAATCCGACCTCATATTCTATTATTCTTAATGGTAGGCTTTGGTTTGGCTTATGTATTTGGAGGAAAGGTGTCGCCATTCCAGAGATTCCTATTTTCTGCAGTGATGATAGGCGTTGGGATTGCTATTTTGCCAAGCGTAATGGAGTTTGCCAAGATAGAGGAAGCTTCAGCGGAAGGTTTTGATAAGTTTGCAACGGGGAAGGCTGCTGTTTTGAGCCGTGGAAGTACAGGTTCTGCCATAGATATTTCGTCATATCCATTTCCCCTAAAAATTCTCACGTTTTGGTTCAGACCTTTCTTTTTTGATGTCAGAAATATTAATGGTTTGATTGCCTCACTGGAGAATTTGGT
The genomic region above belongs to Epilithonimonas zeae and contains:
- a CDS encoding glycosyltransferase family 2 protein; translation: MITIIIPFFNRFSQLHNTLLSVKNQSFQDWECLLIDDGSDQEELFKINESILDDKRFRIILRPDDRLKGANSCRNIGIENAKGEYIALLDSDDLWPENYLSDYLKFVKSVPEFSGGFAKCLIRNGEKEWISDSRDLLENESCFDFLLDDKAIAQTSTFFIKTSKAKDIKFDESLLRHQDWDFFIRFGEKFNWQYNPEQYVIVIWEKGAKRTIHFPSCIKVYNNFQSQISNLDNRNRYLFSMYEKSLQYNSDKKIKDFYLKQLKINNYKVNTNREFLMIKYPFIYQFLRNFVKK
- a CDS encoding glycosyltransferase family 4 protein encodes the protein MKIIRLSTFLNFGGIETKMVNLSHYNDTENEWIFAAVGKGGVAEERILNNNKRTAILNLNYKIPCLKTIWGLYKYLKKERPDVLHTSGAEANFFGFLAGRMAKVPKIIVEEIGIPNQSYNAKKIFGFIFKNADYVVGESQTVVNHIVSNYKLNVSKTKVIHNFGLFNYKFDSQKSQNDNNYFHIVMISRLEPVKNIEAVINVIAHLKDRISVRIKLTIAGSGTLEENLKNRVSELELSENVFFMGFISDPYPILKNSDLYILNSFSEGFSNSLIEAMYSSTPSLSTDVGAASEIIDNNVNGFLIPAANEKVLLDRIETIISMPKERLQEIGMKGHQKITENFSLNNHIAELMQIYKSNKL
- a CDS encoding glycosyltransferase family 4 protein, which codes for MIRVLHIMSTVMGGGVERRRLSLAKYFKNTNFEMKLVGTYKDGVIAEQIEENGVEIIEVGDFNGPFHWGKHKEVQKIIDDFKPHIIHGAVYEGVTMAAINGFIKRVPIVLLEETSDPQNRSSKANFLLRIFSFAADRFIAIAPNVADYLKKKAKVSAKKVITINNGVEIPRTVSDLEIMNLKNQYSIKDDDFVVGTVGRLFNDHKKITDIIEAVHLLRELDKLKLIIVGSGKDEELIMQKAIDLGIQDRVIFTGYQFDTAPFYKLMDVFCIASQREGFGLVAAEAMLHHLPVIATKVGGLQNVVVDGETGMLIEPHQPREIANSIQKLYNSSELLDLYATNGYNRAIENYTEERYVREVIALYMELLKKKKIHA
- a CDS encoding glycosyltransferase family protein, coding for MPKNLLFITWDGPQTSYMEGLFMPIFQEIAKISDFKFHVLQFTWAEEKKISQTKKSAEKMGITYSALPILRKPNVSIGSLLTVFTSSNKIKKYIRENKIDIVMPRSTFPAMIINQIKNKNIKIIFDADGLPIEERIDFAGLKRDSLQYKLMKSAETKMLKNADAVITRSQKAIDIHLSNIGEVNMPKFSVVFNGRENNFFKLNDEARLKAREKLKLNKEFLLVYAGSLGPQYCLSEMLEIFKNYKTKYHSKFLILTGNTEFAKQNIPEDLQSDIILKSVASDEVPFYLNAGDAAFALRQPSFSMQGVAPIKLGEYLLCGLPVIASKGIGDTDDILEIFEECYLYDHSMGLLSQFGLITDFLEKSIFADRNNISRKAQRYFSLEAAAESYITAINKIKQ
- a CDS encoding glycosyltransferase family 4 protein; the encoded protein is MKILYLTKYTRMAGSSRMRSYQYFPYLERSGMKITVKPFFDDDYLKDFYAGKKNISTVIKSYLRRFLVLFSVLKYNKVVIEKEIFPFIPAVAEWILKLFGIRYIVDYDDAIFHNYDQSSNPIIKKFLGNKIANVMRYSGIVIAGNHYLAEYAWRSGAKKIEIIPTVIDLDRYPIKANLDSEKFIVGWIGTKTTFEKHLLPCKNWVKELQSQDPNIQFNIVGIREDMDLGKNVKYIQWREKTEVSEILKMDVGIMPLQDSEWEKGKCAYKLIQYAACGIPGVASDVGMNKDVCIDNVTGQIAYEDQDWIDHILFLKNNSLQKKEMGNNARQLVEQKYCIQVTADKWCKILSK